The genomic DNA TCCCCTGCTCTATCTGGCAGGAACGCCGCGCTCCGAAGGGCTGGAAAAGGGGCTGAGACAACGCGGCATAGAGCACCGGACGGTCGAGTGCTACCGCATGGAGCCGATCGCCCATTCGCGCGCCGCGATCGAAGATCTGCGGCGGAGCAGCCGTCCCGACGCCGTGCTTTTATACTCGCGAGAGACCGCGCGACAGTTCGTTCGCCTGCTTTCCGAAGCCGGTGTCGATGCTGCTTCCTTTGCGCCGCGCTACCTCTGCCTCAGCCCCGTGGTGGCCGAGGCGCTGCCGGGTAACGTCGTGGCGGAGACCGCCGCAAGGCCCGATGAAGACAGCCTTTTCAGTCTTCTCTAACATCGAATTCATCCAAAAACGGAACGGAGGGGCTTTCCCTCACCGTTCCGGCTGACTAGGTTTGAAGGAAGAGCCGACAGGCACTAACGGTAAGAGGTCACCATGGTATCGGAAAACCCGCCGCGCCGCTCGAAGTCCGAGAAGGAACCGCTGACGATCGACCTCGAAGCGGAGAAAACCGTTGCGGAACCGGCCGGCCCGGAAGCAACCGGCGAGACGCTGGCAGACGCTGCGGCCGAGAACACAGCGCACAAAGCCGAGACGGATGAGCCGATAAGGGACACCAGCGACGACAGCGCCGCCGGATCCCGCCTGGACGAAGAAATCGAGGAGCAGCGCGCCGATGCCGCCGCCGACGCGGCCGCGGCCGTCTTCGCCGAAGAGCCGCCGCATGTGGCCCGCGAGCCCGAACCGGCACCGCCGCAGAAGCCGGTATCGAACTCCGGTGCGCTCGCAGCCGGCATCGTCGGCGGTCTCGTGACGCTGCTCGGCTTCGGCGGCCTGCAATATGCCGGCATCGTGCCTGGACTTGGGCCGACCCGCGGCGTCGAGCAGAACATTTCCGGCGAACTGCAGGCCCTGCGCGACCAGATCGCGGCGCTGCCCACCCCCGCAGCCGTCGTCGACAACACCGCACTCGAAGGTCGTATCGCCGCGCTCGAACAGTCGGCCTCCCAACCGGCTGCGAGCGGCGCGCCGAGCGCCGAGGTCGAGACGCTGAAGGCGGAAGTCGACAATCTCACCAAGGAGCTTGCAGGCCTGAAGACGGCGCTCGCCGATGCGCAGCAGTCGGCAACCGCCGAGAAGGCGGAACTGACGAGCCGCATCGAGACCGCCGAGCAGAAGCTCAACGAGCCGGTCAACGATATCCAGATGGCGAAAGCCGTTGCGGTCACTGCACTGAAGTCGGCGATCGATCGCGGCGGGCCTTTCCTCGCCGAACTCGACGCGCTGCGCAGCATCGCGCCGGATGAACAGGCCGTCGCCGCGCTCGCCCAGGATGCCCAGGTCGGCGTGCCGACCCGCACGGATCTGCGCCGCGAGTTCCCGAAAACCGCCGACGCCATGCTCGACGCTCTCAACCAGCCCGACCCGAACGAGGGTATCTTCGACCGGCTAGTGTCCAGCGCCATGTCCGGCATTCGCGTGCGTCCCGTCGGCAGCGTCGAGGGTGAAACGCCCGAAGCCGTCATCGCCCGGATCGAGGACAAGCTGAACAATGGCGACCTCAAGGGCGCCGCTCTGGAATGGAATGGTCTGCCCGACACCGCCAAGCCGGCGGGCGAGGCTTTCAAGGCCAAGCTCGACCAGCGTTTGCGGGTCGAAGCCGCGATCGATGCCGCCGTCGCTGCGACGATGGCAAAACCAGGCACGGAAGGCTGAGGGAACCAGATATGATCCGCATTCTGATTTTCATCCTGATCGTGCTTGGTCTCGGCCTCGGCTTCGCCTGGCTCGCCGACCGGCCGGGTGAACTCTCGGTCGTCTGGCAGGGCCAGTTGATCGAGATGAGCCTGATGCGCGCGGCATCGCTGCTGATCTCGCTGATTGCCGCGGTGCTGATCGTCGTCTGGCTGGTGCGCACCATCTGGCTTTCGCCGCACACGGTCACCCGCTATTTCCGCGCCCGCAAGCGCGACCGCGGCTACCAGGCGCTGTCGACCGGCCTGATCGCCGCCGGCGCCGGTGACGCCAATCTTGCCCGCAAGATGACCGCCCGCACCCGCGGCCTGATCAGCGCCGACCAGGAACCGCTGATCCACCTGCTCGAAGCCCAGACCGCACTGATCGAAGGCAAGTACGACGACGCCCGCCGCAAGTTCGAGCTGATGGCCGACGATCCGGAGACGCGCGAACTCGGGCTTCGCGGCCTTTATCTCGAGGCCAAGCGGCTCGGCGCCCACGAGGCCGCGCGGCAATATGCCGAGCGCGCCGCCGAAAAGGCGCCGCACCTGCCCTGGGCAGCGCTTGCAACCCTCGACAGCCAGAGCCAGGCCGGTCAATGGGACGATGCCCTGCGTCTGCTCGACCAGAGCCGCATCGCCCACGTGGTCGATCGCAAGGAAGCCGATCGCAAGAAGGCAGTGCTGCTGACGGCGCGCGCAATGACGAAGCTCGAGGGCGACGTGAAAGGTGCACGGGACGATGCGCTTGCCGCGCTGAAGCTCGACGAACATCTCGTGCCGGCGGCGCTGACGGCCGCCAAGGCGCTGTTTCGCGAGGACAACCTGCGCAAGGGCACCTCGATCCTGGAGAAGAACTGGAAGCACGAGCCGCATCCGGACGTGGCCCGGCTCTACGTGCGCGCCCGCGGCGGCGACACTGCGGTCGACCGGTTGAAACGGGCGCGCAAGCTCGAAGCCTTGAAGCCCAACAATGCCGTGGCGATGGCTGCCGTCGCCGAAGCCGCACTCGAAGCGCGCGAACTGCTTCTGGCTCGCACCAAGGCGGAAGCCGCCGCCCGGCTCGACCCGACCGAGAGCATCTTCCTGCTGCTTGCCGACATCGAAGAGGCCGACACCGGCGACGAGGGCCGCATCCGTCACTGGATGGCGCAGGCGCTGAAGAGCCCGCGCGATCCGGCCTGGACCGCCGACGGCGTGACCTCGCCGACCTGGCTGCCGGTCTCGCCGGTGAGCGGCCGGCTCGATGCCTTCGAATGGAAAGCCCCGCCGCATACGCTTTCGGCCACCGTCGACCACGACCAGTCGAACGCCGACGAGGCGATCCGCAGCCTGCCCGCCGTGGTGGAGGCGCATGTGCACCAGCCCGCACCCGCGGCCCGGCGCAGCGAGACGCCCGTGATCCTCGAGGCCGAGCGCGAGGAGCCGCGTCCGGCACCGCAGCCGATCAAGGTCGCCGAGCGCAAGGCGCCGGAACCGGTTGCCGACAAGCCTCCGGTCAAGGCGGAGAAGGAAGAGGGCGCGAATGGCGAGCACAGGCCCGATCCCTTCTTCGGCCGCCCGCCGGATGACCCCGGCGTGCGCGATCCGGCCGCTGGCGAGAAGGCGCCGGAAAAGACGACTTTCCGATTGTTCTGAGTTCTCAAGGGGCTGTGGCAAAATACATGTTTGAACGCTTACGGACGTTTCTCGATGGTCTGACCGGCCCGGCGAAGCGCATAGAGCATGGCGATCCGCGCGTGGCGGTCATCGCTCTCTGTTTCCAGGTGATGGAGGCCGACGGCCGGATCCTCGCGTCCGAGCGGCGCAAGATGCGCAAGGTCATCAAGGAGCATTACAAGCTCGACGATGCCTCGCTCTCCGCTTTGATCGAAGCCGGCGAGACTGCCGAGAGCGAGGCGATCGACTTCTACCAATTCACTGCCGAGCTCAAGCGTCACCTCTCCGAGGAGCAACGCGTCGAACTCGTCGGCATGCTCTGGGACGTTGTCTATGCCGATGGCGAGCGCAGTGAGATGGAAGATCACGTGATCTGGCGTATTGCCGATCTGCTCGGCGTTTCCGGTCGCGACCGGGTGTTGCAGCGCCAGGAGGCGGCGGCCAGAAGCGACACGGTCGAGAAAGCCGAGTCACAACAGGATAACTGAAATGCCGATGCCCGACGACAGCGCCCGAAAACCCGTCCTGATCATCCTGCATCAGGAGCGATCGAGCGCCGGCCGCGTCGGCCAGATACTCGAGCAGAAGGGTTTTGGGCTCGACATCCGTCGTCCGGCGCTCGGCGACGATCTGCCGGAAACGCTGGAACGGCACAGCGGCACGATCGTCTTCGGCGGTCCGATGAGCGCCAACGACGAGGAAGAGTTCGTCCGCCGCGAGATCGACTGGCTTTCCGTGCCACTCAAGGAAAACAAGCCCTATCTCGGCATCTGCCTCGGCGCGCAGATGCTCGCGCGCAACCTCGGCGGCTCGGTGGCACCCCATCACGAAGGCATGACCGAGATCGGCTGGTATCCGCTGGTTGCGACCGAAGCGGGCAAGGCGCTGATGGACTGGCCGGCCATGGTCTACCATTTCCACCGCGAGGGCTTCGACCTGCCTTCCGGCGCCGAGCTGCTCGCAACCGGCGACACCTATCCCAACCAGGCCTTCCGCTACGGTGACAATGCCTGGGGCATCCAGTTCCACGGCGAACTCACTCGCGCGATGATGCATCGCTGGGTGGTGCACGGCGCCCATCGCTTCGAGATGCCCGGTGCCCAGGTGGGCAAGGCCCATCTCGACGGCCGCATGCAGCACGACGGGCCGTTGCGCACCTGGATGGAGAACTTCCTGGAACTGATCTTCCTGCGCGATGAACGGCCGGGAGAAAAGGCGGAAAGCGCGTAACGTGCTGTCCGCTCGCACCGCTTACTTGTGGTGATCGGGCACGTCGAGCGTATCGATCTTGCGCAATTGCGGAAAGCCAAGCGCCCAAAGCCCTGAGACGAGCAGCGTGCCCATGCCACCGAAGACGACGGCAAAGACCCCGCCGAAGCCGGACGCCATCATGCCGGCGCGGAATTCGCCAAGTTCGTTCGACGCGCCGATGAAGACCATGTTGACGGCGTTGACCCGGCCGCGCAGTTCGTCCGGCGTCCAGAGCGTGATCAGCGTCTCGCGCACATAGACCGAGACCATGTCGGCAGCACCCATGACGACGAGGGCCGCGATCGAGACCCAGGGGGTCGCTGAAAGGCCGAAGATAACGGTGCCGAGACCGAAGAGCGCCACGCCGATGAACATGTAGAAACCGGCGCGATGGCGGATCGGGTGCGCCGCCAGCCAGACCGCCATGGCAACGGCGCCGACACCCGGGGCCGCGCGCAACAGGCCGAGCCCCCAGGGGCCGAGGTCGAGGATATCGCGGGCAAAGACCGGCATCAGCGCCACGGCGCCGCCGAGCAGCACTGCAAAAAGGTCGAGCGATATGGCGCCGAGCACCACCTTCTCCGCCTTGATGTAGCGAAAGCCGGCGGTGATCGTCTGCCAGCTTTGCGCCGAGGCCTGGGTGCGCGTCGCCGGCTTCGGAATGGCAAAGACCATGAATGCGGAGGCGAGGAAGAAGCAGAAGCCGATGGCATAAGGAAAGACCGCGCCAAGCGCGTAGATGAGACCACCCGCGACCGGGCCGACGATCATCGCGATCTGCCAGGAGGTGGAGTTCCAGGCGATCGCGTTGGGCAGATCTTCCGGCGGCACCAGGTTTGGCGCCAGCGATTGCGACGCGGGTGCAAGGAATGCACGCTCGATGCCGAAGACCACGAGAACCGCATAAACCGGCCACGGCGAAAACAGCCCGGTAACTGTCAGCGCGAGCAGCGCCGCTGCGCAAAGCGTGCTGACCACCATGCAGACGCCCATGATCATGCGCCGGTTGTAGCGGTCGGCCACGGATCCTGTGACGAGGATCAGCACCAGCGATGGCAGGAACTGGAAAAGGCCGATCAAGCCAAGATCGAAGGGATCGCGCGTCAGATCGTAGATCTGCCAGCCGACGGCGACAGAGATGATCTGGATCGCGAAATAGGCGAGGAAGCGCGAGAAGAAGTAGCGACGATAGCCGACATGCCGAAACGCGGCAAAACGATGCGAGGCATGGACGGCGGACATGAGGAAGTCGCTCCTGAAGCGGGTCGCGCAAAACTGGGTCGCGGTTTTGCGATAACGACAAGTGAAACGTCAATATTCAAAAGGCAGGCAGCGCATCTGAAGGATCGCGACATGCTCTCGTCGGCACCGACTGTCGAGCGGCCACACGTTAAACATGATCGCGCCCGATAAACCGGCGTACTTGCTCGTTTAGGTCTCAATGTCTACATGTCTGTCAATAACGATTTGGAGACCGGCATGCTTGCTGTTATCGGCACCTTGAACTTCATCATCAACATCGCGTGGTTTCTGGTCATCGCGTCGGCCATCTTTTCCTGGCTCTACGCGTTCAATGTCATCAACGTGAACAACCAGGCGATCAACATGATCGGCCGCTCGCTTTACCAGTTGACCGAGCCGCTCTACCGCCCGATCCGCCGCATCCTGCCCGACATGGGCGGCGTCGACCTTTCGCCGCTGGTCGTTCTGGTAATCCTCTATTTCATCCAGCTTTTCCTGAACACGACGATCGCGCCGGCCTTGCTGGGCTGACGACGGCCGGCCAGGTGCAGGGTGAGTAGCACGGCCTTCACCGCGCATGGCGACCATGTTCGCCTGACGGTGCGCCTGACGCCGAACGGCGGCCGTGATGCCATCGACGGGCTGGAAGCGGCTGCTGATGGCGAAGAATATCTGAAAGTGCGCGTCCGCGCGGTCCCGGAGAAAGGCAAGGCCAATCAGGCACTGCTTGCCTTTCTTGCCAAGACGCTCGGGCTTGCCAAGAGCAAGCTCTCCCTCATCTCAGGCGAAACGCAGCGCAAAAAAATCCTCCGGATCGAGAGCGACCCGGAGGAGCTGATGAAACGCCTTGCCGAACTGGCCGGCAGATAAAGCTTACTTGGCGCCCTTGGCGCGCTCGACGGCTTCCTTGATCAGCTGGCGGGCGGTGGAAGCATCCTTCCAGCCGTAGATCTTCACCCACTTGCCGGGCTCCAGATCCTTGTAGTGCTCGAAGAAGTGCTCGATCTGCTTCAGCGTGATTTCCGGCAGGTCGGTGTACTCGTGAACCTTGTCGTATCGCTGCGTCAGGTGACCCGACGGAACGGCGATGATCTTCTCGTCCTGGCCGGAATTGTCTTCCATCATCATCACGCCGATCGGGCGCACATTGATGACGCAGCCCGGAACCAGCGGACGGGTGTTGCAGATCAAAACGTCGATCGGATCGCCATCGTCCGAGAGCGTATGCGGCACGAAGCCGTAGTTGCCCGGATAGGTCATCGGCGTATAGAGGAAGCGGTCGACGACCAGCGTGCCGGCTTCCTTGTCCATCTCGTACTTGATCGGATGGCCGCCGACGGGAACCTCAACGATCACGTTGACATCTTCTGGTGGATTCTTTCCGATGGAAATCGCGTCGATGCGCATGGATCTACTCCAGGGTCGGTTTGAGAAGTTTGCCCGTCGGATAAAGGGAAACATGCCGCGATGCAACATAACTTTCGTCCGTAGCGCAGATTCAACCGGTCGTTTTGCGCCTGCCCATCGACCTCTACAGGTCTGCCAATCGCGTTTGAGGGAGTTTTGTATGAACGGAAGGGTTGCATGCCTGGCGCTGGTGCTTTTGTCCGCCGGCCCCGTCTTGGCCAATGAGAGCGTCTATACCGACATCGGCCGCGACAAGTGCAAGACGATCGCCGAAGAAGAGGGCATGTACGCGTTGATGACTTGCCCTGGTCATGCGGACTATCCCGTTCGCTTCAAGGAAGCCGACATCCGCCAGAGTGTCTCGTTCGGTCACCTGAACCAGCGCTATGCCGACGACGCTTTCGAGAGTTTCATTCCATTCAACCACGCCGGCACGACCGTGGAGTGGCGGGTTGCCAAGGATGGCAAGGCCGTAGCGACGATCCTGCGCTGGTTCATCGAGAACACGGACGAGTCCGGCGCTTCGGTTCCTGCACTTCAGGGGCAGGTGCTCGTCATTTCCAAGGTGGCCGAGAAGGATGACGGCAAGGGCTGCGTCGCCGGCTATGTCGATGCGCTTGCCAATCCCGATCCGAATGCGTTCGCCCGCAAGATCGCCGACGAGGTGGCACCGACCTTCCGCTGCGGCGTCGACAAGCCCGCCTATCACGGCACGCGGGGCGACAAGGCGGCCGATCCCAACAACGAACTGCCTGAGTAAGTCTTTGATTTCAGTGTCGCGGAGGCGTCGGGCCTAGTTCCAGGCGAAGCCGACCTTCTTCAGGTGCTTGTCGCCGAAATCTTCCATGCCTTCGGCGATATCGGTGCCGCCGGCACCCTGGAAGAACTGGTAGGCATGCTCGCTGTCTTCGAGGCACCAGACGACGAGGCCACGGCAGCCGAGCGAACGCAGCAGGCTCTTGGCCTCGCCGAAGAGAATGCGCCCGAGGCCGATGCCCTGGTATTCCGGCCTCAGGTAGATCTCGTAGATCTCGCCTTCCTGCGGCAGGGCCTTGGCGCGGCTGAGGCCGAGCGTTGCGTAGCCGGCGATGGTTCCGGCGACGTCGACGACGAGCAGCGTGGCAGGACCGCGGGTCGCCTTGCGCCACCAG from Ensifer adhaerens includes the following:
- a CDS encoding COG4223 family protein, translated to MVSENPPRRSKSEKEPLTIDLEAEKTVAEPAGPEATGETLADAAAENTAHKAETDEPIRDTSDDSAAGSRLDEEIEEQRADAAADAAAAVFAEEPPHVAREPEPAPPQKPVSNSGALAAGIVGGLVTLLGFGGLQYAGIVPGLGPTRGVEQNISGELQALRDQIAALPTPAAVVDNTALEGRIAALEQSASQPAASGAPSAEVETLKAEVDNLTKELAGLKTALADAQQSATAEKAELTSRIETAEQKLNEPVNDIQMAKAVAVTALKSAIDRGGPFLAELDALRSIAPDEQAVAALAQDAQVGVPTRTDLRREFPKTADAMLDALNQPDPNEGIFDRLVSSAMSGIRVRPVGSVEGETPEAVIARIEDKLNNGDLKGAALEWNGLPDTAKPAGEAFKAKLDQRLRVEAAIDAAVAATMAKPGTEG
- a CDS encoding heme biosynthesis protein HemY, encoding MIRILIFILIVLGLGLGFAWLADRPGELSVVWQGQLIEMSLMRAASLLISLIAAVLIVVWLVRTIWLSPHTVTRYFRARKRDRGYQALSTGLIAAGAGDANLARKMTARTRGLISADQEPLIHLLEAQTALIEGKYDDARRKFELMADDPETRELGLRGLYLEAKRLGAHEAARQYAERAAEKAPHLPWAALATLDSQSQAGQWDDALRLLDQSRIAHVVDRKEADRKKAVLLTARAMTKLEGDVKGARDDALAALKLDEHLVPAALTAAKALFREDNLRKGTSILEKNWKHEPHPDVARLYVRARGGDTAVDRLKRARKLEALKPNNAVAMAAVAEAALEARELLLARTKAEAAARLDPTESIFLLLADIEEADTGDEGRIRHWMAQALKSPRDPAWTADGVTSPTWLPVSPVSGRLDAFEWKAPPHTLSATVDHDQSNADEAIRSLPAVVEAHVHQPAPAARRSETPVILEAEREEPRPAPQPIKVAERKAPEPVADKPPVKAEKEEGANGEHRPDPFFGRPPDDPGVRDPAAGEKAPEKTTFRLF
- a CDS encoding TerB family tellurite resistance protein, producing MFERLRTFLDGLTGPAKRIEHGDPRVAVIALCFQVMEADGRILASERRKMRKVIKEHYKLDDASLSALIEAGETAESEAIDFYQFTAELKRHLSEEQRVELVGMLWDVVYADGERSEMEDHVIWRIADLLGVSGRDRVLQRQEAAARSDTVEKAESQQDN
- a CDS encoding glutamine amidotransferase; the encoded protein is MPMPDDSARKPVLIILHQERSSAGRVGQILEQKGFGLDIRRPALGDDLPETLERHSGTIVFGGPMSANDEEEFVRREIDWLSVPLKENKPYLGICLGAQMLARNLGGSVAPHHEGMTEIGWYPLVATEAGKALMDWPAMVYHFHREGFDLPSGAELLATGDTYPNQAFRYGDNAWGIQFHGELTRAMMHRWVVHGAHRFEMPGAQVGKAHLDGRMQHDGPLRTWMENFLELIFLRDERPGEKAESA
- a CDS encoding MFS transporter; protein product: MSAVHASHRFAAFRHVGYRRYFFSRFLAYFAIQIISVAVGWQIYDLTRDPFDLGLIGLFQFLPSLVLILVTGSVADRYNRRMIMGVCMVVSTLCAAALLALTVTGLFSPWPVYAVLVVFGIERAFLAPASQSLAPNLVPPEDLPNAIAWNSTSWQIAMIVGPVAGGLIYALGAVFPYAIGFCFFLASAFMVFAIPKPATRTQASAQSWQTITAGFRYIKAEKVVLGAISLDLFAVLLGGAVALMPVFARDILDLGPWGLGLLRAAPGVGAVAMAVWLAAHPIRHRAGFYMFIGVALFGLGTVIFGLSATPWVSIAALVVMGAADMVSVYVRETLITLWTPDELRGRVNAVNMVFIGASNELGEFRAGMMASGFGGVFAVVFGGMGTLLVSGLWALGFPQLRKIDTLDVPDHHK
- a CDS encoding YggT family protein, which produces MLAVIGTLNFIINIAWFLVIASAIFSWLYAFNVINVNNQAINMIGRSLYQLTEPLYRPIRRILPDMGGVDLSPLVVLVILYFIQLFLNTTIAPALLG
- a CDS encoding DUF167 domain-containing protein, coding for MSSTAFTAHGDHVRLTVRLTPNGGRDAIDGLEAAADGEEYLKVRVRAVPEKGKANQALLAFLAKTLGLAKSKLSLISGETQRKKILRIESDPEELMKRLAELAGR
- the ppa gene encoding inorganic diphosphatase, whose protein sequence is MRIDAISIGKNPPEDVNVIVEVPVGGHPIKYEMDKEAGTLVVDRFLYTPMTYPGNYGFVPHTLSDDGDPIDVLICNTRPLVPGCVINVRPIGVMMMEDNSGQDEKIIAVPSGHLTQRYDKVHEYTDLPEITLKQIEHFFEHYKDLEPGKWVKIYGWKDASTARQLIKEAVERAKGAK
- a CDS encoding GNAT family N-acetyltransferase; this encodes MKTVSIEIRPGEPQEASAIADVHRVSWLQTYGGLIPHRPLVQMVNRRDETWWRKATRGPATLLVVDVAGTIAGYATLGLSRAKALPQEGEIYEIYLRPEYQGIGLGRILFGEAKSLLRSLGCRGLVVWCLEDSEHAYQFFQGAGGTDIAEGMEDFGDKHLKKVGFAWN